A segment of the Arachis hypogaea cultivar Tifrunner chromosome 5, arahy.Tifrunner.gnm2.J5K5, whole genome shotgun sequence genome:
CGCACGCTTCTGGGCTAAGTTTATTGATGAAAAGGTAATTTCTCACACACACATGAATTGTTAATTACCTATTGTGttattcaaaaataattatttattaaattagtctttatatatttgtgtataaatacatatattgttttatttatttttaatatatattttatattttaacatatattctgTACTAATAATTGATTTActgataaatatatatatttgatgttATCTATTGtaaaagaattatttattttgtttattatgaCATATATAATAGTTGATTTTATAGATGATTTTCATTTATCATAGAATATTTCTTATATATGGATTTGCTTTTTCAATGATTTTTtctctaattaataaaaaaagaaagaagtttTTACTTGAGCGAAATTTGATTGCTTGCttcttgaataaaaatatataattaattaattatagaaTACTGAAGTAATTAAATCATAAATCAGTTGATGTTTATAATGTTTTACTTCCAGTTTTTCATTTAGAGCAAACCAGAGACGTCCCCCAAAGACATAAGCTCTGAAGAAATCAATAACTAGTCATTTTCTTTCCCCTTCTGTATATAATGGCAAACcaaataatttaatttcaaattttgaaattacAATATATATGGATTTGCCATAAGAAATCATAGAACTTCCCTTATTTCTACTTCTATAATACATAAATGTCTGTtagcaatttaattttattttgataaaaactcTCGTGCATTTTAACGTGGAATTGATAATTTAGAACTATtggataataatttagtcaaacatattaaattatctaacaatttttaattattaatttcacatcAAATAACTGTatgtaaatttttatcttttaattttatttgattgttTGGTCACAACGTCATGataaattaagtttaattattttaatagtctttataattttactaattttttaattagactTTTATTGTTTAAAGTTTGTAATTGAATCTTTATATAGATAAAACTTTTTATTAATTAGCTTTTTGTTAACAGTTTTGAGTAATTTCCAAATCAGTCCTAAGGATTTTAAAATCGGACATTTTAATcccaaagaaaaattaatacatagaTCAATCTCCAAAATTTTACTCTGACAGACAAATCAGTTCCAGTTCATTTTAGTCCCAAAAAAAATTgatgtacaaatcaatccccaacatttttctctctgttagacataacAATTCtccgtccaaaaataaaataaaattattattattattattattattattattattattattattattaattgtacaATAATACtgtactatatttttttattttttgaacaaaaacaatgataaatttattcattagattcttatatatatatatatatatatatatatatatatatatatatatatatatatatatatatatatatatagtcattcaatattaataataataacaataataataataataataataagataattagagataattttacaaaaaattcaaagttaaaattatttgatatttttgtatttaatataattaaaagatgtgctatgtaaaaaaaatatgtttatattaaaaaatatgcattaaaaaatattttaattagaatttatattaaatacatatttttttaatacaaacatattttttaaaatagtacatttttattatattaaatataaaaatatcaaatgattttaacctagaattttttataaaataatatctaataattttattgattattattattatttattattattattattattattattattattattattattattattgatattgagtgactatatatatatatatatatatatatgtaatgaataaatttattttattttatttttgaacggAAGGCTattatgtctaacagagagaaaTGTTGGAGATTGATTTCTACATTAGTTTttttgggactaaaatgtccatttttaaaatctttgaggACTGATCTGGTTAATTACTCTGTCAAAAAATGAATTGGGGACTAATTTGTCTACCAGAGTAAAACTTTagggattgatctgtgtattaattttttttagactaGAATGTCCgattttaaaatctttggagACTGATTTGAATAATTACTCAATGGTTTTTGTATTTGATGTAATAGATCGTAAAATATTTTAGAAGTGAATACTCTAAGatttttttgcgttttttttttcGCAAAGATAATTACTGATAAGtacttaattaataaataattcagtgaaattattaaaaagaagagaataattaaacaaaaaattattaagaatttTGTTATATAAACTATATGATGCATGCATGACCTTagtttattatgtgaaattaataTTTAGTGTTTGTTATGATGTCTAAAAATATAGtgcttaatttattaaaaaaggtTAAATAGTAATGCTTaattcaaaaatacaaaactaataaattttaaatatttaatatttattttaaaagataagttGGACAATAATAAGACACAAGAGAATTGGCCTTAATATATAATGTTGTTATTATTTTGCTTAAAAACAGTGTGTGATAAGTGTATGGGGAGCATGTGTGGcccaagaaggagaagagaaagagaaagctgtAGAAGGTGCCATTGAGACACTTTCACATCTTGAGAAGCAAATCAAAGGGAAGAAGTTCTTTGGTGGAGAGAAGATAGGGTACCTTGATATTGTAGCTGGTTGGTTATCCTATTGGCTAAGTGTTCTTGAAGAGCTTGGAGAGATTGAACTTGTTAATGCTGAGAGGTTCCCATGTCTTCATGAATGGGGAAAGAATTTCATTAACACTTCACCTATCAAAGATTGCATTCCACCCAGAGAAGATGTGCTTGCTTATTTCAGCTTTGGCATCAATTATGTGCGTTCCATGGCACCCAATAAAGCATGATGCTATAAAACTTTTGAAGAAATAATGCATTGATTTGATCAATAATAATAGCTCGTATGGTTTTGTTGATATTATGTATTGTAATAGTAGTAAAAGTTGTATGCTATGATGATGGGTAGATTATTGTTCAATTCCACCAAGGTGTGATTCAgtgttatatataaaatttgagaGTTGGATGGAGTATGATTTTagaagaaattgaaattaaatcacGCATCTGACTTGTTCTTATATGTAAAAAATGAGTGTGGATAtctgtaaaaaaaattgatactCAAATTTGTTTAAGTTAAAATGATATcagtaattttaatatttaatttcaacATACCTCATTGTCCTGTCAAAAAATTCTTTTATACATTCAAGATCGTTGTCCAAAATAATTGTTTACATGATGAATAATTAGTCATGATGAGATGATTCATTCCATAAAGCCGGAAAtgaaaaatattgtttaaaaataataattatcgaAATATAAGTCGATTGTTATAACCGAACTATAAGATCATTAGTattatgttttcattcatgtccTACGAATAAGAATTGgatacatgttaaaaataaatttataaaatcatcaaattaataataactaaaaatttaaatagactCATGTCCAATTCTTATTAGTGAACCAGTGAATAAAAACATAATAGTGAGACATGTAATTTCGAAGTATTGATGATAGAGCtgaaattaaaaagttaaaaatttgttACACTTAATTGGTGTATGTGCAGAGTTGGTTTTGAaagtttgatataattttttgacTGCCAGTACTATATATTTGATAGCATAGTGTGGTTACTTGATATGTGAGTCATTGTAAAATTCTTTTTCTAATATTGATATCAGTATTATCTGCTACTCTTCTAAATTCTCAGTGCATTCTATATATGGCCATTCTATATTTTGTCTCTATTGATGATTTTGTTTAATCAACCTccatattataattatttgaagGTCTTTGGTAGTTTCTGTAATCCACACTTGAGATCATATAACAACAATAAGTTCAATTACAGATCACATCAATGCATTTTTATCGATTATGGGCAAAATTACAAGGGATATAAGTGCTTATCCCcttttgataaattttatatatctATAAATGTGGTTTTTGATGaacattttttcttctttactaCTTTATTTTCTTTACTTAATACATCTTCTAATGGTGATTTATCAATTGTTGTTTTTTTATCAGAATGTTCCTAAACTTTGCACCAATGCTAACTCTCAAATATCTCAACAAAATGTTCATGAATATGTCACCTACCCCTCTTTTTCTAACTCTATGCCTTTTATTAATAGAAGTTCAGTCTCAAATAGCCCTCACCCtacaattaattttaatgaagCCTCACACACTGCCTCATACCTTCATTCCAATACTAACACTACTAACATATCTTCTGAGGCCACATCTAGCTCAGTGTCTCCAAATTATAGAATTGAAACACAACTCCCCCTCCCCCCACTTCTACTAATCCCTTACCAAAAAATTAACATCTTATGGTTATTAGAGCAAAGCCTGGCATAATTAAGCCAAAAGCTCTAGTTACAACTAAGTCAGACAACAAAATTGAGCTAGAATTATCTAACACAGTAGTTGTAGCTCTTACTGTCCCTCATTGAAAATAGGCAATGGAGGAAGAATATAGGGCTTTGATGAGGAATCAGATTTGACCATTGGTGCAACCACCAAAAGATGTTAAAATCATAGGTTGCAAGTGAGTGTTTGCTGTCAAGAAATTGCCAAATGGTGAGATTCAGAAGTTCAAAGCAAGATTGGTGGAACAAGGCTTTTATCAAAGtgtaggttttgattttgattagGTATTTAGTCCTGTGATTAGGCCAGCTACTGTGAGGTTAATACTTAGCATTTCTCTCTAGAGATTGGGTGGTAAGGCAATTCGACTTTAACAACGCTTTTCTCAATGGAGATTTGCATGTGACTATCTTTATAGCACAGCCTATTGAATTTGAAACTAACTCAGATGGTTAAACTTGCATGTTGAACAAGTCTCTTTATGGACTTAAACAAGTCCCAAGAGAGTGGTTTCTCAAATTGGGCACCACTCTTCaatctttttagttttcaaaGTTCCAAATCTAGCATGTCTCTCTGTATTAAGTGTGGTGTTAAATCTGTTATTTTTATCCTATGCTATGTTGATGATATAATAATTACAGGGAATGATTCCATTGAGATTGATATGATGATAAAaaagtttgataaaattttttcattGAAAGACTTAAGTGAATTGTGATATTTTCTTGGAATTGAAGTGTTGAGAACAAGTAGTGGTCATCTACATTTAACACAAACTAAATACATTAATTATCTTCTCTCAAAAGTAGGCATGCAAGATGTTGCACCAATGCTAACACCTATGCTCTCATCACTTCAACTAACTAGTAGTGGCTCAGAATCTTTTGAAGATCCCAAGTTATATAGATCTGTTGTTGGATCTCTTCAATATACAACTATAACTCACCTTGATTTAGCTTTTGCACTGTGTAAAATGAGTCATGTCACATTGGAAGGCAATGAAACGAATTTTGCGATATCTTCAAGGGACAAAAGAATATGGATTAATCTTGACTGGTCTTCGGGTCTTGAGGATCGAAGGTCTGTGTCTGGCTTTTGCATTTTTCTTGGAACTAATATTCTTTCTTGGTCTTATAGGAAACAAACCACCATTAGTAGATCCTTACCGAAAGCTGAATTCAGGAGCTTAGCATTGTGAAGCTGAAATTGTTTGGTTTAGCAATATGATGACAGAATTGAAAGTAGCTTTGGCAACCTCCCCTACAATATTTTATGACAATCTTAGCACCATTCATCTAACAGAAAATCCAGTCTTGCATGACAAGACCGAGCATTTTCAAAGTGATATTCAATCCATCAGGGACAAAGTCAAGTAGCAAGAACTTCAAGTGGTGCATATCGTTGGGAATGAGCAAATTGCTGATGCTTTGACTAAGCCATTTTCAGCTGTGCTTTCGAAAGATTGAGGTGCAAACTGAGAGTTGTCCATAGACAAAATCTCATTTTGAGGGAGGATATTGATGATAGAGCTGAAATTAAGAAGTCTGAGTCCTagtttaatttttgaaagtttgTTACACTTAATTGGTGTGTGTGCAAAGTTAGTTTTCGAAGTTTGGTAGCATAGTGTAGTTACTTGATATGTGAGTCATTGTAAAATTCTTTCTCTAATATTGATATCAGTGTTCTCTTCTTCTCTTAGTATTCTCTGCTACTCTTCTAAATTCTCACTGCATTGTTATGGTTCATAACATTCTTGGTTCACGCAGTTCAAAAATCAGGTTCACTTTTGACACACCATGTGGAAAGACAAAGGTGCCCATCcaattattttccttttttgaTGTTCCAACTCATTGGAATCATATCAATAAATAAAGAAAGTTGCCTAAATCCTTTTGAGCAAGGATAGAGTgaggtgtatgctctctcatgcaaaATTGCCTAAATCCTTTTGGGTGAAACAATGAAGACTAGGGTAGATTTGATCAACCTTCCAAGAGATAAAAGGTTTAAACTTGATGGAAAGTCAAAGCAgtgtatcttcatgggttatggtcaTAAAGACTTTGGTTACAGATTATGAGATCCGGTGAGCAAGAAGATAATTAGAAGTCAAGATGTaatttttcttgaagaccaaactattgaagacCTTGGGAAGAGATAAATCAACAATCACTGTTAGACGTTCTGCTGTAATGAATCTGGTCCTTCAACTAGACCTGTTGATGGGGAAGATGTACAAGTTGATCATTATGGTGATGATTTATATGATGAACATACACCTCAACCTGAGGTGCCAGATGTAGAAATTTCACCAGATGTTGAAGTCTCACCTGAACCACCAGTTGAGCTTGAATTGAGAAGATTTACTAGAGAGCGTCATCCTTCTCAAAAATACTCTtctcatgagtatgtgatgaacaaCGAGATTGAGGAGCTAGAGAGCTACCAAGAAGCTATGTCTGATGAGCATAAAGAAGATTGGTTGAAGGTCATgtaagaagaaatgaaatccttgcatgagaatcataTGTTTGAATTGGTGATGCTACCGAAGGGTAAGAGAGCATTTAAAAATAAATGGGTGTTCAAACTAAAAGCGGATGAAAATGTCTCACGGCCAAGGTACAAAGCTCGATTGGTTGTGAAAGgctttgagcaaaagaaaggtattaattttgaggagattttttctccagttgtgaagatgtcctctattcgagttatgcttggattggcggctagcttgaatttagaggttgagcaTCTTGATGTGAAGACTGCATTCCTTCATAGTGATatagataaagaaatttatatggagaggttaaaggaaaggagcatcttagatgcaagttgaagaagagcttatatgggcTGAAGCGCCAAGATAGTGGTACATGgagtttgattccttcatgaaaggtcatgggtatagtaagacttcttctgataattgtgtgtatgttaagaaattctctgatagtgattttataattctcttgctttatgttaatgacatgttgattgttggtcatgacactaagaggtttgaaagtcttaagaaagacttgaacaGATCCTTTGCATGAAGGATTTGGGTCTTGCAAAAAAAATTcttggcatgagtatcactcgtgaTAGAAAGAATGGAAAACTGTGGTTGTCACAGCAGAAGTACATTGAGAAGAttttagagaggtttagcatgagtaattTCAAACCTAttagtactccacttgctagtcatttcaagctgagttcacggcaatgtcctacaagtgaggaagaaaaagcaaaaatgaagaagattccatatgcatTTGCAGTTGGCAGTTTGATTTTGATGTATGCTTTGGTTTGCACCAAGTCGGATATTGTTCATGCCGTTGGAGTTGTTAGTCGGTTTCTCTCTAATCTTGACAAGGAACACTAACAAGCAGTGAAGTGGATTCTTAAataccttaatggtacttccaTAGTTTGTTTATGTTTTAGGAGTGACCAACTtgtgttggatggttacacaAATGCGGATATGATTGGAGATCTTGATTCAAGAAAGTCTACTTCTagttatatgatgacttttgtAGGAAAAGCTGTGTTGTGGCAATCCTGACATAAAAAATGTGTTGCTTTATCTACTACAGAGGTAGAATacattactgttgttgaaacttctaaggaactcttgtggatgaagaagtttctaTAAGAGTTGGGtatcaatcaagagaagtttgtgttattCTATGACAGTCAGAGTGCTATCCATCTCATCAAGAATCTAATGTTTCATTCCAGATCGAAACACAGAGGTGAGGTATAATTGGTACGTCAAgcgcttgagatgaagtcatatgcacttgagaagattcATAGTGATGATAATAGTTCATATATGATGACTAATAATTTACCTACAATAAAGTTTGATTCCTGTAAAGAGAAAGCGGACTTAGTGGAATAGTCTACTCCCACTTGAATTGATGAGGAAAAGATTTGTTGGTGGGTTCCCAATCTTAAGTGAAATCCACAcaacttaaaacaaaataaataataagtaaaTAAAGAAAGTGGCAAAAGCCACCAAAGAGAAAGAAATTTCTCTTTCTGAATGAAAAGAAATACGAAGCGCTGCTTCGGCGtcgagagagaagaagaaaatttggGGGAAAAGAGCAAGCCATTTTGTATGCGATTGAACCCGTAAACTTACtcaattttttatgaaattttagtatattattttttatgtaaagatgaacattaggatataattTGCTAGTTGTATTGTCTTCTCTTTTGTCTGATATGAAATATCCACTTTGTGAAGGGTTTATGTTGATTCTATCAATTTTGataatgtattttgttgattgttgagatatCCTAATACTACTAGAAAAAttgtttgtgtacccattattttgATAGTGAAAATTTTTACTAAACTATGTTCTGTggattttttgtccctctttttttGGGGGGAGGGATTTCCACGTTAAAATTTTGATGTCTGATTATTTAAATTATGTCATTATATTTATTGTTTAGAGTATATTTGATATTGCCTATTTAATTGTACAtgttgtaaaaaaattatttttagtgctTCTACTGTTAAACATATTCTTATTTAAATCTTTGTTGAGTTTTTCCAATATTTATTGAGTAAAACCTCTTTTCGCCTtctattctttttcaatttagacTACTCACGTCTTATCGATTAGAGAATGACAATTTACtccttattcttctttttcattaaaCACACCAGcccttttataaaaataattaggagACAGATTGTCATTTTTATTATAATCACATTTGAACAGAAAAATATTGAAGAATAAACTGAACTTAATGCACATACATGGGTAGCATTTTGAGTTCATGAGGTAATGAAAAGTGATTGGTAAACTGCTTGAACTTGAAGTCGAAAGTACATAATCTACCCACAAGCGTAGTTGACGTAAAGATAATTAGAGTTTGACTTTGTctaaattaatttcaaatttaaacacGAAACTAAAGAATAAAATGTATAAAGATAGAATAATGGCCTTGACACGCTCTTCCAAACCTTaatgttgatttttttattaaattgcaataattaGATTGTACACTTCATCAATTAAATTGCATTCTATTAAAAATGTTGATTTTTTATTAAGAAGCACATAAATTATCATATGAACTAAGCCTCAGCCGTACCAGATGCGCaatttgaattgagtttgaattaGTCGGGCCAAAGCTCCAAATACTACgcgcgcaaaaaaaaaaaaaaggtaagccagaataacaaaggaaaaagacttcATACTTTTCCAATCTTCATCCTCATTTATTACCTCTTTAAGGTCCAGAAAACACACTATGCATACTCTTGTGAGGCCAACATTTAATTGTACACGTTAATACATTATGGGCCACACTACACTCTTGGTTCCTAATTGTGAAAGAATTTCTCTTTAAAAACATCCTATGATGACTTCTTTGGTAACAAATGGTTACTTGCTTATATACATGGTTGCACCGTGACCATGCAAATCACTTGTAGCAATTTAATTAATCCAACCATTATGTTAGCAACTCTCCATGAAACTTGACATTGATGGAAGAAGATTTTTAGCTGCAGCTGTAACCTAAATCTAGCTTAAATCTAAACACTTTGTCCTAGATTATATATATTTCTAGGCTACTCATTGAGAAAACTAAAAGATCAAAGAGAAATAATGAGCACAGTTATGTGCATAATTTGAACATAATTAACTTTGAATTATATAACTACTCTACATAATTAAGTTAATCATTTCAACAGCCATATTTGCCTATAAGTATGGAACAAGTATAGGGTGGCAGCCTCCTCTATTTGTGCCACGTCACCCAGTCATTTCCAACTTTCAGATTcaggttattttttttttttcatggaaGTGAGATGAATCATATACTCAAACATTATAAttgtttgtgttttttaaaattgtagaaGGATCCAATTTTTGtacctcaaattttttaatttttttaaaaacaaaaatcagatgatcttatttcaaaaaatcaGAGTTCAATTTTTGTATTGCTGTATCTCCCAGAAATGAGAGGGCCTGATCTCTTAACATTTCAACAGtccataatttaaaaaaacaccattttctatctaatatcaaaaataaaaagtgttaAATTCAATGACTAGACAAGAAATGTTTATAtgactcattttttttaatactcGTTATATACTCATCATTCCATTCTCACAAGTCATGTTATGATTAAGAGAATAAGAAATACATAATGAATACAAGAAAAATAAGTCATTCTATGAGTGTTCTTTATTCTAAATGGCGCAGAATGGTACATTAAGAAGCCTTTTTCATATTGATATCTTTGAATGTTGTTTGTCATTACACGTTTCCCCCACCTAGGTAGTATAAGATTGTCACATATGGCAGTTAACATTTACTTCTAACAAAGGGAAAAGCAATCAGCATTCAATTTGTTGGGACCACTTACACAGTTACACctaattttcaatttttgtatGTTCTTGCTCCACAAGGTACAATGCAATGCCATCGTTCATGTTTAATCCACCACAAACATATTCCATCAGAATTTTCTTGGTTCAGAAAGAACCAGCAACTTGAGTATTTTCCTCTGCATTAAATAGCTTAGTCTTTTCCCACCTCAATTTAACTAACTGCTTTCTTCCTCTTCCAGTTCCAAACACTTTTGTCATTCATCATATCAAGATTTTGTTGCAACAACAAAcaacttcttcttgttcttcattcACTAGCGATATGGAAACTGGTAATTATTCTTACTCTCCCAAAAGAAATTCCAATGCTAGGCTTCTTGAAGAGTTAGAGGCTCTAAGCAAATCCCTTTACCAATCACACACAGCTAGAAGAACAGCTTCCCTTGCTTTGCCAAGAGATTCAGCTCCTCCTCCTGTCAAATCTGTTGAAGATGACAATGCCAGTGCTAAAATTGATATCCAAAGCAGTAACAAACCTCGCACACGCAGGTTGTCCTTGTCGCCGTGGAGATCAAGGCCGAAGCGAGAGGATAACAAGCCACCCCCTCAAAGccacaacaaacagagaatttgGCTGAGAAGAGAGGGATTTGGAGCTGGAAGCCTATGAGGGCCCTTTCTCACATTACAATGCAGAAACTAAGTTGTTTGTTTTCTGTTGAAGTTGTAACTGCTCAAAACCTTCCTTCATCAATGAATGGACTAAGGCTTTCTGTTTGTGTTAGAAAGAAGGAAACAAAAGATGGTGCTGTCCAAACAATGCCATCAAGGGTTGTTCAAGGAGCTGCAGATTTTGAAGAGACTCTTTTCATCAGGTGCCATGTTTATTGCAACCATGGCAGTGGAAAGCAGCTTAAGTTCGAGCCGAGGCCATTTTATATATACCTTGTTGCGGTTGATGCTAAAGAGCTTAACTTTGGAAGAACCTCGGTGGACTTGAGCCGGTTGGTTCAAGAATCCATTGAGAAAAGCTGGCAAGGCACCCGGGTTCGGCAATGGGAGACAAGCTTTTCCTTGTGTGGCAAGGCAAAAGGAGGTGAGCTGGTTCTGAAATTCGGTTTCCAAATCATGGAGAAAGATGGTGCAGGGATTGCAATTTACAATCAGGACGAGAACTTGAATTCCAAGTCCAGCAGGTTCATAAGCCTGGCATCTTCGTTTCGCAAACAATCCAAGAGATCCTTCAGTGTTCCTAGTGCAAGAATAACAAGCAGAGATGATGCTTGGACTCCTTCAGATATAAGGTCAATAGGGGATTTTCATGGATTGCATGATTTGAGTCTTGATGACACAATTTCGGTCCAGGATTCCTCAGCTTCTGTCCAAAAACTTGATGATGGCAAGGAGAAGGTAGAGGATTTCCATCTTCTGGATTTTGATGTC
Coding sequences within it:
- the LOC112802292 gene encoding probable glutathione S-transferase, whose product is MGEVKLIGTHQSFPCARIEWGLKIKGVEYEYLKEDLSNKSDLLIESNPVHKKVPVLIHKGKPIAESLVILEYIDETWKDNNSHSLLPQDPYERALARFWAKFIDEKCVISVWGACVAQEGEEKEKAVEGAIETLSHLEKQIKGKKFFGGEKIGYLDIVAGWLSYWLSVLEELGEIELVNAERFPCLHEWGKNFINTSPIKDCIPPREDVLAYFSFGINYVRSMAPNKA